The following DNA comes from Streptomyces sp. Ag109_O5-10.
GGCCAGCCGCTGCAGCCCCACCCCGTGGTCGACGGGCTCCCGCCCGGCCCGCCACTCCCGCGCGGCCGTCTCCACCAGCGCGCGGGCGAGGGTGGCCACGAGCACGGCGGTCCCGGCGCGCAGGCAGACGTCCGCGACCCGGATCTCCACGGTCGGGTAGCGCTGGGCCAGCCGGGCGTCGAAGTAGGCCATCCCCTCGTCCAGGATCACGCCGGTGGCCACCATGTCCGCCACCAGCCGGTGGTAGCGCTCGGCGGTCCGGAACAGCTCCACCGGACCGGCGGACGGCCACCTCGCCCACACCCGGCTGCGGTAACTGGAGTAGCCGGTGTCGTTGCCCTGCCAGAAGGGCGAGTTCCCGCTGATCGCGACGAGCACCGGCAGCCACGGCCGGATGCGGTCGAGAACCGCCACCCCCTCCTCGTCGGACTCCACGGCAACATGCACATGGCATCCGCACACCAGCTGCTCCCGGGTGGCGATGCCGTACTGCTCGGCCAGCCACTGGTACCGCGGGTTCACACTGATGGAGGGGCTGACGGGCAGCGGCGAGGAGGCGAGCGCGACGACGGCACACCCCAGCTCCCCGGCCAGCCGGGCGGCCTCCTTGCGGCACCGGACGATCTCCTCCCCCAGCTCCGCCATGTCCGCCTGTGGATGGGTGGCGAACTCCAGCATCTGCCCGTAGAGCTCCTTCTCGAACACGTCCTGCCCCGGATCCACCAGCGAGGCCCGCGCCAGCACGGCCGCGGCCGACGCCCTGGGCTCACCCGATTCCGGGTCGACGAGCAGAAGCTCTTCCTCCACACCGACGGTACGCACGCAAATCCGCCCTCCGTCCACGCCGCGACCGTACGCGGCAAGCTGTACCCCCCGACTTCCCAGGCGGAGCGAGGGGACACCTGCCGCGCGTGGCAGGAGGATCCGTGCCACCCCACCCACGCCCGCGGCCCGACGGTCACTCCTCGGCGAACAGCTCCGCGGCGTCCGTGACGTGCACTGCGCGCTGGGCCCAGACCTCCAGTTGGTCCAGCTCCGTACAGGCGTCCACTTGCTCTCGAACGGACTCGCTCACCGGAATGCCACGCCATTCCAGGACCCGCAGCACCATCTCTGCGCACTGCTGGATCCGGCCTTCCTCACGCCCTTCCTCGCGCACCTGCTCCGCCAACGGGTGCCGCCAGAAGTACTGGATCGCCGTCATCAGGTCCCTCCACATCTGCTTCGCCTGGGGATCGACCAGGCACGAGTCGACGAACTGCACGAAGACCGCGGCACTGTCGCGGTCGATGGTCTGCACGGCGGCTGCCAGCGACTCCAGTATGGCCGGGGCGTGCCGCCCCCGCCCGTGTGTCATGGCCGACAGCACCGCAAGGGGTACGTCCCGCACCGCCTCCCGCTCATCCGCGATCACCGGCACGTTCTCCGGCCCCAGCACCAGCGGCCGCACCGTCAGCGACTCCCATCCCCGCAGGCCGAGCTGGATCGGCTGCGCCGCCCATTTCGCCGTCGCGCTGCTCTGCGTGATCACGATGAGCACCGGCTCACACCGGTACTTCTCGTAGAGGTAGGACAGGTAATACGGCCAGCTCCCCCGCTTACGGTCGTCCGGCTGCCCCTGCGATTCGACGACCAGAAGATACGTCCCCTCGTCCGTCTCCGCCCGCAGCAGCGTGTCCACCCGGCGCTCGACCGGCTCGATCTCCGTCAGGTCCACGTTCATCGCGGCGATTTCCCGCGTCCCGGAACTTCCGCCGAGGGAGCTGGAGTCGCGTGTGCAGCACCGGCTGCGGCGCAAGGCTGTCCTGGACGGCAAACCGTTCGACGCCATCATCCACGAGGCGGCACTGCGCATCATGGTGGGCGACCGCGCAGCTTCGCGAGCCCAGCTGAGCGAGGTGCTCGAAGCCTCCGAGGCGGACAACGTAACCGTGCGGGTCATCCCCTTCACCGAGGAGGGATTCGCGGGCGCGGCGAGCGCCATGCTGTACGCGGGCGGCGCCGTGTCCAAGCTGGACACCGTGGTGCGGGACGGACCGAACGGCGCCGCCTACGTCGACTCCGAGGGCCAACTCGGCGCTCTTCGAACACTTCTCCGTACGCTGGAAGCCGCGTCGCTCAACCCCGACAGGTCCCGAGACCTGATCAACCGCGTG
Coding sequences within:
- a CDS encoding glutamate--cysteine ligase, producing MRTVGVEEELLLVDPESGEPRASAAAVLARASLVDPGQDVFEKELYGQMLEFATHPQADMAELGEEIVRCRKEAARLAGELGCAVVALASSPLPVSPSISVNPRYQWLAEQYGIATREQLVCGCHVHVAVESDEEGVAVLDRIRPWLPVLVAISGNSPFWQGNDTGYSSYRSRVWARWPSAGPVELFRTAERYHRLVADMVATGVILDEGMAYFDARLAQRYPTVEIRVADVCLRAGTAVLVATLARALVETAAREWRAGREPVDHGVGLQRLAGWRAARSGLGGELLDPGTMRPRAAAAVLESLLAHTRDALDGSGDLAAAEEGVERLLRCGNGAVEQRELLAGSGSLRDVVTGCVQRTQE
- a CDS encoding Scr1 family TA system antitoxin-like transcriptional regulator, with product MQHRLRRKAVLDGKPFDAIIHEAALRIMVGDRAASRAQLSEVLEASEADNVTVRVIPFTEEGFAGAASAMLYAGGAVSKLDTVVRDGPNGAAYVDSEGQLGALRTLLRTLEAASLNPDRSRDLINRVAKEL